The following DNA comes from Streptomyces globosus.
CCTTGCCGGTGAACGCGCGCGCCACCACGCGGCGCATGTCGTTCAGCCGGGGCGGGTCGGCGTAGTTCAAGGACGCCTTCTGTGAGGCGATCGCGTGCGGCGAGGAGGCGGTGATCGTCCGGCCCACCAGCTCCGACCTGCTGAAACGCGGATCTGTCGTGGCCGCCTTGACGTCGGCGTAGCGCGACATCAGCCAGGCGTCGCCCTGGCCGAAGGGCAGCCTGATGCGGGCGGCCCGCTTCTCCTTCAGCCGCTCGTGGAGGAACGGGTCGAACTCCAGCGCCTGGAAGTCGTCCAGGCTCCAGTGGTGCACCGTCTCGTCCGGGGCCGGCTGCGCAGCCGGCTCCGCAGCCGTTCTCGGCTCTGCCGTCATGCTTCATCTCCCTGCGTGGATGGCTCCCCCGACCGCACGATTCCGCGGCCACATGGGACTTTTGCGGCCATATCGGCACACGCATCCCTTCCCGGTCGCCACCCGCCCCGCCGCCTGTGCCGGGCAGCGTCACCGGATTGGCCCATGTCCCCCAACGCCGTAGTCCCGCGCGCGCTTCGGCTGCGGGTCCGTGAGGCTGTGTCAGACAGGAAAGGAGAGCCACCCATGGCGACTCTGTGCAGGCCAACGGTGTCCGTGCCCGAGCACGTGATCACGATGGAGGAGACCCTCGACCTGGCCCGGTCCGTGCACGCGGACCATCCGCAGCTCGACCTGGCACTGCGTCTGATCCGCAACACCGGCGTCGCGAAGCGGCACATCGTGCAGCCCATCGAGGAGACGCTCAAGCACCCCGGCTTCGAGTCGCGCAACGCGGTCTACGAGGCAGAGGCCAAGGCCCGCGTCCCCGCCGTGGTGCGGCAGGCGCTCGAGGACGCGCAGCTGCGCGCCAAGGACATCGACATGATCATCTACGTGTCGTGCACGGGCTTCATGATGCCCTCGCTGACCGCGTGGATGATCAACGCGATGGGCTTCCGGACCGACACCAGGCAGCTCCCCATCGCCCAGCTGGGCTGCGCCGCCGGCGGGGCCGCCGTCAACCGGGCCCACGACTTCTGCACCGCCTACCCGGACGCGAACGCGCTGATCGTGTCCTGCGAACTGTGCTCGCTGTGCTACCAGCCCAGCGACCTGGAGGTCGGCAACCTGCTCTCCAACGGCCTCTTCGGCGACGGCATCGGCGCGGCGGTCGTCCGCGGCCGCGGCGGCACCGGCATGACCCTGCACCGCAACAGCTCGTACATCATCCCCCAGACAGAGGACTGGATCATGTACGACGTCAAGTCGACGGGATTCCACTTCAAGCTCGACCGGCGCGTGCCCGGAACGATGGAACCCCTCGCCCCCTCCCTCAAGGAACTGGCCAAGGCCCACGGCTGGGACGCCGCAGCCCTGGACTTCTACATCATCCACGCGGGCGGACCACGCATCCTGGACGACCTCAGCAAGTACCTCGGTGTGGCACCCGAAGCATTCCGCTTCAGTCGGGCCACACTGACCGAGTACGGCAAC
Coding sequences within:
- a CDS encoding type III polyketide synthase; this translates as MATLCRPTVSVPEHVITMEETLDLARSVHADHPQLDLALRLIRNTGVAKRHIVQPIEETLKHPGFESRNAVYEAEAKARVPAVVRQALEDAQLRAKDIDMIIYVSCTGFMMPSLTAWMINAMGFRTDTRQLPIAQLGCAAGGAAVNRAHDFCTAYPDANALIVSCELCSLCYQPSDLEVGNLLSNGLFGDGIGAAVVRGRGGTGMTLHRNSSYIIPQTEDWIMYDVKSTGFHFKLDRRVPGTMEPLAPSLKELAKAHGWDAAALDFYIIHAGGPRILDDLSKYLGVAPEAFRFSRATLTEYGNIASAVVLDALRRLFDENRTADAAKGLLAGFGPGITAEISLGSWTSERGTG